The following nucleotide sequence is from Cytobacillus luteolus.
GAAAACCTTAACGCTAAATTATCAGTAGTTTATTGTGTTACGTTGGTGATAAAAGAAGGTTTACGATTATTAGGAATTAGTGCGCCTGCTGAAATGTAGGTGCACTGAGTTCCTGTAAAACTGAAGAAAGAAGGTGAGTGAATGGAAAAGCGAGAGGTATATTGTGAGGCTTGTAATCGTGAAATCAAGTCTAGACAAGAACTGGTTGTAACTACAATCTTTTTTTCATTAGTTTGCTATCATGATGCATGTTTTTCAAAATCTATAAAGGGTTTAAAAACGTTGTTTGTTAGTAATTCACCGATTAACGGTGTAGCGGGCACCACTTACTCTATTTTTCTATTTTTAGTTGCTGTACTATTTTTCATTTTTAGTCCAATTTATAATATTCTTGCTATCTTAATGCTGATAGTTCCTACTTATCGTGTATTAGCTTGGTTTATGTATGAAAGGTATTTGGAGCCTTAGGTGGATTATTTGCGATAACATCCAGAAAACTGTAAACTTTAGAAAAATAGCTTCATAGGAGGTACACATGTCGACTACTTTTACTAAATTACCAAAGAGAAATGAAATATCTGAAGAGTATACTTGGCGATTAGAGGATATGTTTGCTACTGATCAGGAGTGGGAGAAGCAATTTACACTTGTAAAGGACGCACTTCCGTCTGTATCTAAGTTCAAAGGCACGCTAAAAGATTCTGCTGAAAATATTGTTAATCTTTTTAAATTACAAGATGACTTGTCTATTAAATTAGGTCAGCTAGCGACTTATGCGTTTATGCGAAATGACCAAGATACGACGAACAGTCTTTATCAAGGACTTAAAGCAAGAATTGATAGTTTAGTTTCTCAGTTCTCGGCTGCATTCTCGTTTGTGGTCCCAGAGTTATTGTCTATTCCAGAGAATACTCTATTAAACTATATCGACAGTCATGAAGAATTAAAGGTTTATGAGCATTTAATTAAAGATATTAATCGCGCTCGTCCACATGTATTATCTGCTGAAGAGGAAGCATTATTAGCTCAAGTGGCTGATGTAACAAGTGGTTCTAGAACGACTTTTAGTATGTTAAATAATGCGGATTTAAAATTTCCATCCATTGAAACAGAGAATGGAGACACGGTAGAGATTACCCATGGAAGATATGGACGATTAATGGAAAGCACGGATCGTAGAATTCGAAAAGAAACCTTCCTTGGTCTGAACAGTACATACAATAAACATCGAAATACATTGGCAAGTACGCTAAGTGGTCAGGTTAAAAAAGATAATTTCTTTGCAACTGTCCATGGCTATGAAAGTGCTAGACAAGCGGCGCTTCATAAGCATAACATCCCTGAAAGTGTATATGATACGCTAATTGAAACAGTTGGTGACCATCTACACCTGCTTCAGCGCTATATTTCTCTTCGTAAGAAAATCTTGGGTGTTGCAGAACTAAATATGTTTGACCTTTCGACCCCACTAGTTCAGGATGTGAAGATGGAAGTTTCATATGAGGAAGCGAAAGATTTAGTAATCGAAGGTATGAAGCCTTTAGGTGAGGAATACGGGGAGCTTTTAAAAACAATTTTCTCTGACAGAAGAATAGATGTGTATGAGAATGTAGGGAAAAGAAGTGGTGCGTATTCAACTGGAGCATATGGTGCGAAACCTTATATTTTAATGAACTGGCAGGATAATATCCGTAACGTATTTACCCTTGCTCATGAACTTGGGCATAATGTTCATCGTTATTATACGCAAAACTATCAGCCGTTTGCATATGGGAAATATTCGACCTTTGTGGCAGAGGTGGCCTCCACAGCGAATGAGGCTTTGCTAAATGACTACCTTTTAAAAATAACAACAGATCAAACAAAGCAACTTTATTTGTTAAACAATTACCTTCAAGGTTTTGTAGGAACTGTTTTCCGTCAAACTCTATTTGCTGAGTTTGAACATAAAATCCATATCCTTGCACAAAATGGCGAGCCATTAACAGCGGATACTCTATCAGCATTATATTATGACCTGAATAAGAAGTACTTTGGGGATGAGATTAATGTAAATAAAGAAATAGAAATTGAATGGGCACGAATTCCACATTTCTACATGACGTATTATGTGTTCCAATATGCAACTGGATTTAGTGCTGCAACGGCACTTTCAAAACAAATCCTAGAAGAAGGTGCTCCAGCAGTTGAACGCTATACAGACTTCTTAAAAGCTGGTTGCTCAGATTATCCTATCGAAGTACTGAAAAAAGCAGGAGTAGATATGACAACCGCAGAACCAATAAAAGAAGCATTAAAAGTCTTCGAAGAAAAATTAGAATATATGGAAAGTATTTTGTTGAAGTAACATTTTAGTAAGGGCTTGGAGTTTGCAAGCTCTTT
It contains:
- the pepF gene encoding oligoendopeptidase F; the encoded protein is MSTTFTKLPKRNEISEEYTWRLEDMFATDQEWEKQFTLVKDALPSVSKFKGTLKDSAENIVNLFKLQDDLSIKLGQLATYAFMRNDQDTTNSLYQGLKARIDSLVSQFSAAFSFVVPELLSIPENTLLNYIDSHEELKVYEHLIKDINRARPHVLSAEEEALLAQVADVTSGSRTTFSMLNNADLKFPSIETENGDTVEITHGRYGRLMESTDRRIRKETFLGLNSTYNKHRNTLASTLSGQVKKDNFFATVHGYESARQAALHKHNIPESVYDTLIETVGDHLHLLQRYISLRKKILGVAELNMFDLSTPLVQDVKMEVSYEEAKDLVIEGMKPLGEEYGELLKTIFSDRRIDVYENVGKRSGAYSTGAYGAKPYILMNWQDNIRNVFTLAHELGHNVHRYYTQNYQPFAYGKYSTFVAEVASTANEALLNDYLLKITTDQTKQLYLLNNYLQGFVGTVFRQTLFAEFEHKIHILAQNGEPLTADTLSALYYDLNKKYFGDEINVNKEIEIEWARIPHFYMTYYVFQYATGFSAATALSKQILEEGAPAVERYTDFLKAGCSDYPIEVLKKAGVDMTTAEPIKEALKVFEEKLEYMESILLK